The window TGGCGTCCGGAAGTTCAGGGAGCGTCTTTTGAATCTCTTCAACCCAATCGGAATGGATTTTAACCGGAACCAGATCCGGCTCCGGAAAATAGCGGTAATCATGAGCCGATTCCTTCGAACGCATTGAGACCGTTATTCCCTTCTGGGTATCCCAGAGGCGGGTTTCCTGAATAATCCTGCCCCCTTCTTCCAAAACCATTTCCTGCCGTTTAATTTCATAATCAATCGCCTTCTGAATAAAACGGAATGAGTTAATGTTTTTCAGCTCGGTTCGGGTGCCGAATTTCTCCTGTCCCACCGGCCGAATCGACACATTGGCATCACACCTGAAACTCCCCTCTTCGAGATTTCCATCGTTAACTTCAAGATACACCAGAATGTTCCTTAGTTTTTTTAAATAAGCGACCGCCTCTTCGGAAGACCGGATATCGGGTTCGCTGACAATTTCCATGAGGGGAACCCCTGTCCGGTTGAGATCAATGTAACTGGCGTCTTCAATCCCTTCGTGAAGATTTTTCCCGGCGTCTTCTTCCAGGTGAATTCGTGTTAACCTTATCCTTTTCTCCACACCGTCGACCTGAATATCAATGTGCCCATGTTCAGCAAGGGGCAGCTCATATTGCGAAATCTGATACCCTTTGGGCAGGTCCGGGTAAAAATAATTTTTTCTCGCAAAACGGTTTAGGGGAGAAATCGTACAATGGGTCGCAAGGGCGGTTCTCATCGCAAATTCAACCACTTTTTTATTGAGAACAGGGAGAACGCCCGGCATTCCCAGACAAACAGGACAGGTTTGTGAATTCGGTTTGCTTCCAAAAGAGGTGCTGCACCCGCAAAAAATTTTCGAATGGGTCAGCATTTGCGCGTGGACTTCTAAACCAATGACAGCTTCATACTTCATAAATTCCCTCCTGATACATTGATAACGGGTCATATGCAGCGTTCTCGCCTGTCGGTCTCCTCCAACGTACCGACCACGTACGCCTTCGTCGCCCTCGAGGCTGCGGCTTGTGACCTACCTTGAAAAACTATGATGATGGAAATCCCGGAAGGGACCTCTAACCCGTTCTCAATGTTCAGTTTTTCTTTTCCCAATTTACAGGTTCGGTTTTTTATTATGAATTCCTGATGCCTGTTCAAACGCATAGGCCATGTTTAGCAGAGTCGACTCTTCAAAATAACGTCCCATAATCTGCACGCCGATAGGAAGACCTTCCTTCGAAAAACCGCAGGGAAGGGAAAGAGCCGGAATTCCGGCCAGATTGGCTGAAATGGTGAAAATATCCGACAGGTACATTTGAAGAGGGTCATGGACCTTTTCCCCAATTTTAAACGCGGGAGTGGGTGTTGTGGGCGTCACAATGGCGTCGACCTTTTTAAAGGCCTCTTTAAAATCTTGAATAAAGAGGGTTCGAACCTGTTGGGCCTTTTTATAATAGGCATCATAATAGCCTGAGCTTAGGGCATAGGTGCCGAGCATGATTCTCCGTTTAACTTCCGGTCCAAACCCTTCGGCCCTGGTCTTCTCGTACATTTCGTTTAAATTTTTCCCGTCTGAAGCCCGAAAGCCATACTTCACCCCGTCATATCGCTCTAAATTGGAACTGGCCTCGGCTGTCGCCAGAATATAATAGGTCGCGACCGCATAAGCGGTATGAGGAAGGGTGATTTCATAAACCTCGGCGCCAAGGTCTTTCCATTTATTCACCGCGCCCATTACCGATTTTTCAATTTCCGGGTCGATCCCCTTAATGAAATACTCTTTTGGAATCCCGATTTTTAATCCTTTAACCTCAGGGTGAAGAGACCCCAGGTAATCTTCAGACGGTCTGGCGGAGGAGGTGGAATCCCTCAAATCATGGCCGCTGATTTCATTTAACAAAATGGCCGCATCTGTTACGTCTTTGGCGATCGGACCGATTTGATCAAGCGAAGAAGCGAAGGCCACCAGCCCATATCGCGAGACCAACCCGTAGGTAGGCTTCAAACCCACTACACCACAGCAGGCAGCGGGTTGGCGGATCGATCCGCCCGTATCCGATCCCAGCGCTCCCATACACTCGTCTGCGGCTACCGCCGCCGCTGATCCCCCGCTGGAACCGCCTGGAATTCGATCTAAATCCCAGGGATTGCGGGTTTTCTTAAAGGCGGAATTTTCGGTAGAAGACCCCATCGCAAATTCATCCATGTTGGTTTTCCCGACAAATACCGCCTCGGCTTCTTTTAGTTTTTCGACAACCGCCGCATCATACGGAGGAATAAAATTTTCAAGTATTCTGGAAGAACAGGTCGTTGGAACCCCTTGAAAACAGATATTATCTTTTAAACCAACGGGAATTCCCGTCAGGGGCGATTTAAACATTCCCCGGCTGATCTTCTGGTCGAGCATTTCGCCTTCTTTTAAAGAAGATTCCTTTTGAACCTGATTGAATGCGGCGATTTTAGGCTCAACCTGATCGATTCGTGAAAGAACAGATTCAACCAGCTCCCTGGAAGTGATTTCTTTTTTTCGGAGTAACTGATGGGCCTGGTGAATCGTTAATGCATAAAGTTTCATGGTTTTTTGTCGTTGCTTTCTCGCTTTTCGGGCCTTTGATCCACCTTCAAAATCAAGGCACCGGAAGTCCCGGAGAGAACTCCCAATCTCCTCTCGATGGCTGGTGTATCAGGAGACGATTTGGTTTTTATCATCGACTTTGACGATAATGGGTTTATGGCCCTTCAATTCTATTTCGTTGTAGAGTTCGTAGCAGAAAATGATAATTTTATCCCCCACCATGCCTTTTCGGGCCGTCGGTCCATTTAAACAGACCGTTCCCGACCCTCGTTGTCCGGGAATAATATAAGTCTCAAAGCGCTCTCCATTATTGAGATTAGAGATCATCACCTGTTCATAGGGGAGCATCCCGGCGGCATCGACCAAACTTTGATCAATCGTGATACTCCCCTCATAGTCAATTTCAGATTGGGTAACGACAGCACGGTGGATCTTGCTGCGGAGCATGGGTCTTAACAAGATTGTTTCCTTTCCATAATACTCAGGGGCCCATCCGGTTTCACTTCGTGAAATCCTCTGATGCCCCCGAACCCCTCGCTCGGCCTGGTAAAGCCAGAGCCTCGTTTATCCGTTATACTCAGGGGGTCCTTACCGTTTATTCAATAACTTTTGGAACTTTAAAAAACCCTTTTTCCTGTTGAGGGGCGTTTTGCAGGGCTATTTCAACAGGTAAAGAGGATTGAACCTTATCTTCCCGAAAAACATTTTCAAGACCACCAGCATGAGAAGTGGGTTCAATTCCCTCGGTTTTCAGCTCATTTAACTGGTCGACATACATTAAGATTTTTTCCAGTTGGAGGGAAAATTTCTCCTTTTCTTCATCTGAAATACTTAATTTGGCCAGTTTGGCGACGTGGCCGACCTGTTCTTTTGTAATCTTCATACCTTGCCTTCCTGGCCGTCTACTTAGAATTTCAGGCTCTTGATAAACCTCTATAAAAATTTGAGATTCGCATATTTTAAAGCCATTTTTTTTGTCCCGGAAGACTCAAAACGAATGGTCATCCTGAGGTCATCTCCCTCTCCATCGCTGGAAAGAATAACCCCCCTCCCCCATAAGGGATGCACGACCGACTGATTAACACGCCTATGATGGGGGCTCGCGTCGCCCCCTCCCTCCGAGCTTGCTTTGGGAGATGTCCCACAACGGACATATGGTTTTTCTGGAGCCTCCCCCTCTCGCTCGCCTTGCTCGCCAGGTAAATACCCACGTTGAAATCTTTTTTCAATAATTTTTTCTCGATAAACCGGCGTTTTGGGAGGTTTTTCTCTATTTAACTCTTTTTTCTGAACAAATTCAACCGGAATATCTTCAATAAAACGCGATGGAGAATTAAATTGAACTGACCCGTACATTCGGCGGTTTTTTGCGCTGGTTAAGATAAGTTTTTCTCTGGCACGGGTCATTCCGACGTAACATAACCTTCGTTCTTCTTCCATTTCAAGATGATCCACAAGAGCCCGGCTATGAGGAAACAATCCCTCCTCCATACCAGGCATAAATACCACAGGAAATTCAAGACCTTTGGCGCTATGAAGCGTCATCAGCCTGACTCTTCCTCTCGTTTTTTCATCGGCCACATCCGAAAAAAGCGCCACATGGTCTAAAAAAGAGGGTAAATCTGAAGAATTGTTCTTTTCCTGGAATTCCGTCACTGACGAGAAAAACTCATAAATATTTTCTATTTTTTCAGCGGCTTTTTCTTTTTTGATCTCTTCGATGTAGTGGGTACGACTGAGAATGAGCTGAACCAGGTCCAGGATGCTGGTAGAGACCGCTTTTTGAGCCATTTCATTAATCAGGGTCGTAAAGGAACGCACGGCCTTTTCGGCGCTCACCCCTAACAGGCCGGTTCCCTGGATTTTTTCCAATCCATCAAACAGCTTACAGCCGTTTTTTTCAGAAAATTGAACCGCCTTTTCGATCGTCTGGGCGCCAATGCCTCTTACCGGAACATTGATAATCCTTTTTAAATTCACTTCATCAACCGGGTCCACAATGACCCGGAGATAAGCCAGAATATCTTTAATCTCTTTCCGTTCAAAAAAACGCGTCCCTCCGACGATCACATAAGGGACCCCGCGTTTTTGAAACGACTCCTCCAGGGCTCTCGATTGAATGTGCGTTCGGTATAAAATGGCAAACCTTTGAAAAGAAGCCTCGCTTTTATTTTCGGCGCCCGCCAAAATCATCTGGGAGATTAAATCAGCCTCCCCTTCATCACTTTCGACCCGGCAGACTTCAATCGCCTCTCCCCGCTGGTTGTTTGTCCAGAGCTGTTTTCCTTTCCTCTGATCATTTCTTTCAATCACTTTATTCGCGGCATTTAAAATCGTTTTTGTCGATCGGTAATTTTGTTCCAGCTTAATGACCCGGGTATCATGATAGTCGTTTTCAAAGCGTAAAATATTTTTAATATCCGCGCCCCTGAAGCCATAAATGCTCTGGTCGTCATCCCCCACACAGCAAATGTTCCTGTGCTCTTTGCACAAAAGGGAAATGAGTTGATACTGGGCAAAATTGGTGTCCTGGTACTCATCCACCATCATGTATGAAAACTGGTTCTGGTACCGCTTCAAGACCTCCGGATGTTTTTTAAAAATCTGAATTAAAACCATGAGAAGGTCGTCAAAATCAAGCGCTTTTTGTTTCCTTAACTTATCGCGGTATAAAGGGTACACCCGGGCAATTTTTTCTTGAAGGCCAAAACTCTGGGCCTTTTCCGAAAACTGTTCAGGCGTCATCAACAGGTTTTTTAATTCGCTGATTCTTGCGGCAATGGTTTTAACGGGGTAAAGTTCCTCGTTAAAATTAAGTTCCCGGACACATTCTCTGAGGAGGGCCAGCTGGTCGCCCTTGTCATAAATCATAAAATTCCGGGGGATACCAAAAAGATCAATTTCGGACCGGAGGATTTTAACTGCCGCTGAGTGAAAGGTGTGTACCCAGGGAGGGTCCGCAAAGCCGGTCATTTCACGTACCCGGATTTTCATTTCCTCCGCCGCCTTGTTGGTGAAAGTCACACACAGAATATTCGCGGGGGAGATCCCTAACGCCTTCACAAAATAGGAAAAACGGCTGGTAATGACTTTTGTCTTTCCGCTCCCGGCGCCCGCGAGAATTAAAAGAGGACCCTCTTGATGACGGACAGCTTCGAGTTGCTGCGGGTTTAAATCTTTAAGAAAATCCAGATTATTCAACCGTTACGCTCTTGGCCAGGTTTCTCGGTTGATCGACGTCGCTTCCGCATAAAACCGCGATATGATAGGCGAGGAGCTGAAGGGGGATACTCATGACAATTGGATTAAACAGGGGATCGGTCTCGGGAACCCTTAAAAGGTAGTCTACCTTTTCGAGAAGCTCATCATCCTGGGCATTGGTAATCGCAATCACAATCCCGTTTCTCGCTTTGATTTCCATAATACTGTTAAACACCTTGCTATAAACCGAATCCTTTGGAATTAAAACCACGACGGGCAGGTGTTCATCGATAAGCGCAATGGGGCCATGCTTCATTTCGCCTGCAGGATACCCTTCCGCATGAATATAAGAAATTTCTTTTAATTTCAGGGCCCCTTCCAGGGCGATCGGATAATTTATTCCCCGTCCAAGGAAAAGAAAGTCTCTGGATTTAAAAAAGGTCTTGCTGATTTCAATGGTTTCATTTTCCCTGGCTAACACCTCGTCGATAATACGAGGAAGATTGACCAGGCCCCTCAGGTAATCAGAAACCTGGTCAGGCGTGAGTCTGGCCCGAAGCTGTCCCAAAGACAATGCAAATAAAAAAAGGACCGTTAGCTGGGTGGTAAAGGCCTTGGTCGACGCAACCCCGATTTCAGGCCCTGCATAGGTATAAATCACTCCGTCCGCCTCCCTTGCCATGGTACTCCCGACAACATTACAAACCGCAAGGGTCTTCATCTTTTTATTTTTGGCTTCCATCATCCCGGCAAGGGTATCGGCGGTTTCTCCGGATTGGGAGATCGCAATCAGCAGATCGGATGGGGATAAAATCGGATCACGATAACGGAATTCCGAAGCGATATCCACCTCTACCGGAACCCTGGCAAGCTGTTCAATAAGAAACTTCCCCACCAGCGCGGCATGCCATGACGTTCCACAGGCCACCATGTGTATTTTTGAAATATTTTTGAGAAAGGGTTCGGATAGCCCGATTTCATGAAAATTAACCGCGGGTTCGGCAAGAGAAATACGGCCTCTCAGGGTATCTGCAATCGCCTGGGGCTGTTCAAAAATTTCTTTTAGCATGAAATGTTTATAACCCCCTTTTTCAGCCATGACAGGACTCCAGTCGACGGTGACAGGATTTTTAACTTTTCGATGCCCTTCAAAATCTTTAATTTCAACCCCTTTGGACGTTAAGACCGCCATCTCGCCGTCGTCCAAAAAAATGTAATTCCGGGTGTGGCTGAGTGTGGCGGGAATATCTGAAGCGACAAAATACTCCCCTCTTCCCATTCCAATGACCAGGGGACAGCCATTCCGAACCGCTATCAGTTGATCGGGATATTCTTCGGAAAGAATCACTAAAGCGTAGGCGCCTTTGATTTCCTTAAGAACACTTTGAACCGCATTTTCCAGACTTTTACCTCCCCGCGTCTCCCGGTCGATGAGATGAGCGACAATTTCTGTGTCCGTTTCCGATTTAATCACGGACCCTTTTTGAGTCAGCTCCTTTTTTAACTGGAGGAAGTTTTCGATAATTCCATTATGAACCAGAACAGTATGACCCACGCGATGGGGATGAGCATTCACCTCAGAAGGACGTCCATGGGTCGCCCAGCGGGTATGGCCGATCCCAATGCGGCTGGCAGTGTCTTTTTTCGAAAGAAGAGCTTCTAAATTGGCTAATTTCCCGAC is drawn from Nitrospirota bacterium and contains these coding sequences:
- a CDS encoding aspartate 1-decarboxylase produces the protein MLRPMLRSKIHRAVVTQSEIDYEGSITIDQSLVDAAGMLPYEQVMISNLNNGERFETYIIPGQRGSGTVCLNGPTARKGMVGDKIIIFCYELYNEIELKGHKPIIVKVDDKNQIVS
- the gatC gene encoding Asp-tRNA(Asn)/Glu-tRNA(Gln) amidotransferase subunit GatC → MKITKEQVGHVAKLAKLSISDEEKEKFSLQLEKILMYVDQLNELKTEGIEPTSHAGGLENVFREDKVQSSLPVEIALQNAPQQEKGFFKVPKVIE
- the glmS gene encoding glutamine--fructose-6-phosphate transaminase (isomerizing), which translates into the protein MCGIIGYVGQQEAVPVLMEGLKRLEYRGYDSAGVAFIHHGRLVLNRSVGKLANLEALLSKKDTASRIGIGHTRWATHGRPSEVNAHPHRVGHTVLVHNGIIENFLQLKKELTQKGSVIKSETDTEIVAHLIDRETRGGKSLENAVQSVLKEIKGAYALVILSEEYPDQLIAVRNGCPLVIGMGRGEYFVASDIPATLSHTRNYIFLDDGEMAVLTSKGVEIKDFEGHRKVKNPVTVDWSPVMAEKGGYKHFMLKEIFEQPQAIADTLRGRISLAEPAVNFHEIGLSEPFLKNISKIHMVACGTSWHAALVGKFLIEQLARVPVEVDIASEFRYRDPILSPSDLLIAISQSGETADTLAGMMEAKNKKMKTLAVCNVVGSTMAREADGVIYTYAGPEIGVASTKAFTTQLTVLFLFALSLGQLRARLTPDQVSDYLRGLVNLPRIIDEVLARENETIEISKTFFKSRDFLFLGRGINYPIALEGALKLKEISYIHAEGYPAGEMKHGPIALIDEHLPVVVLIPKDSVYSKVFNSIMEIKARNGIVIAITNAQDDELLEKVDYLLRVPETDPLFNPIVMSIPLQLLAYHIAVLCGSDVDQPRNLAKSVTVE
- the gatB gene encoding Asp-tRNA(Asn)/Glu-tRNA(Gln) amidotransferase subunit GatB, translated to MTRYQCIRREFMKYEAVIGLEVHAQMLTHSKIFCGCSTSFGSKPNSQTCPVCLGMPGVLPVLNKKVVEFAMRTALATHCTISPLNRFARKNYFYPDLPKGYQISQYELPLAEHGHIDIQVDGVEKRIRLTRIHLEEDAGKNLHEGIEDASYIDLNRTGVPLMEIVSEPDIRSSEEAVAYLKKLRNILVYLEVNDGNLEEGSFRCDANVSIRPVGQEKFGTRTELKNINSFRFIQKAIDYEIKRQEMVLEEGGRIIQETRLWDTQKGITVSMRSKESAHDYRYFPEPDLVPVKIHSDWVEEIQKTLPELPDAKKERFIKDYQIPPYDASVLTQNKKIAFYFEECASLYHRPKAISNWIMGDLLNEEEIPISPRQLTGMIELIDKGVISGKIAKTVFEEMLRTKKDARTIVEEKGLLQVSDDEAILSFVDQVLNANPESVEQYRSGKERLLGFFVGQVMKISSGKANPGKVNELLLKRLKNP
- the gatA gene encoding Asp-tRNA(Asn)/Glu-tRNA(Gln) amidotransferase subunit GatA; translation: MKLYALTIHQAHQLLRKKEITSRELVESVLSRIDQVEPKIAAFNQVQKESSLKEGEMLDQKISRGMFKSPLTGIPVGLKDNICFQGVPTTCSSRILENFIPPYDAAVVEKLKEAEAVFVGKTNMDEFAMGSSTENSAFKKTRNPWDLDRIPGGSSGGSAAAVAADECMGALGSDTGGSIRQPAACCGVVGLKPTYGLVSRYGLVAFASSLDQIGPIAKDVTDAAILLNEISGHDLRDSTSSARPSEDYLGSLHPEVKGLKIGIPKEYFIKGIDPEIEKSVMGAVNKWKDLGAEVYEITLPHTAYAVATYYILATAEASSNLERYDGVKYGFRASDGKNLNEMYEKTRAEGFGPEVKRRIMLGTYALSSGYYDAYYKKAQQVRTLFIQDFKEAFKKVDAIVTPTTPTPAFKIGEKVHDPLQMYLSDIFTISANLAGIPALSLPCGFSKEGLPIGVQIMGRYFEESTLLNMAYAFEQASGIHNKKPNL
- a CDS encoding UvrD-helicase domain-containing protein is translated as MNNLDFLKDLNPQQLEAVRHQEGPLLILAGAGSGKTKVITSRFSYFVKALGISPANILCVTFTNKAAEEMKIRVREMTGFADPPWVHTFHSAAVKILRSEIDLFGIPRNFMIYDKGDQLALLRECVRELNFNEELYPVKTIAARISELKNLLMTPEQFSEKAQSFGLQEKIARVYPLYRDKLRKQKALDFDDLLMVLIQIFKKHPEVLKRYQNQFSYMMVDEYQDTNFAQYQLISLLCKEHRNICCVGDDDQSIYGFRGADIKNILRFENDYHDTRVIKLEQNYRSTKTILNAANKVIERNDQRKGKQLWTNNQRGEAIEVCRVESDEGEADLISQMILAGAENKSEASFQRFAILYRTHIQSRALEESFQKRGVPYVIVGGTRFFERKEIKDILAYLRVIVDPVDEVNLKRIINVPVRGIGAQTIEKAVQFSEKNGCKLFDGLEKIQGTGLLGVSAEKAVRSFTTLINEMAQKAVSTSILDLVQLILSRTHYIEEIKKEKAAEKIENIYEFFSSVTEFQEKNNSSDLPSFLDHVALFSDVADEKTRGRVRLMTLHSAKGLEFPVVFMPGMEEGLFPHSRALVDHLEMEEERRLCYVGMTRAREKLILTSAKNRRMYGSVQFNSPSRFIEDIPVEFVQKKELNREKPPKTPVYREKIIEKRFQRGYLPGEQGEREGEAPEKPYVRCGTSPKASSEGGGDASPHHRRVNQSVVHPLWGRGVILSSDGEGDDLRMTIRFESSGTKKMALKYANLKFL